One segment of Vibrio mimicus DNA contains the following:
- a CDS encoding bifunctional tRNA (adenosine(37)-C2)-methyltransferase TrmG/ribosomal RNA large subunit methyltransferase RlmN, translating to MTTEKINLLDFDRKGLRTFFAEELGEKAFRAEQVMKWIYHFGCDDFDQMNNINKQLREKLKAKCEIRAPYVSAAQHSADGTIKWAMRVGDQDVETVYIPEEDRATLCVSSQVGCALECKFCSTAQQGFNRNLRVSEIIGQVWRAAREIGLEKETGRRPITNVVMMGMGEPLLNMKNLIPALEIMLDDLGFGLSKRRVTVSTSGVVSGLEQMIGQIDVALAISLHAPNDELRSQIMPINDRWNIQEFLATVRRYIASSNANRGKVTVEYVLLDHVNDGTEHAHELAELMKGTPCKINLIPFNPYPGSPYKKPSNSRIDRFQKTLMQYEHTVTIRKTRGDDIDAACGQLVGDVIDRTKRTKAKQLAEQAIPVKTL from the coding sequence ATGACCACAGAAAAAATCAATCTACTCGATTTTGACCGCAAGGGTTTACGTACGTTTTTTGCCGAAGAGCTAGGTGAGAAAGCGTTTCGTGCCGAACAGGTCATGAAGTGGATTTATCACTTTGGTTGTGATGACTTTGATCAAATGAACAACATCAACAAACAACTTCGCGAAAAGCTCAAAGCGAAGTGTGAGATCCGCGCGCCTTATGTTTCGGCAGCGCAACACTCAGCCGATGGCACCATCAAATGGGCAATGCGTGTGGGTGATCAGGATGTTGAAACGGTTTATATCCCAGAAGAAGACCGCGCGACGCTCTGTGTTTCTTCCCAAGTGGGTTGTGCGTTGGAATGTAAATTCTGCTCAACGGCTCAGCAAGGCTTTAACCGTAACCTACGTGTTTCTGAAATTATCGGTCAGGTTTGGCGTGCTGCACGTGAAATCGGCCTAGAGAAAGAAACTGGACGCCGTCCAATCACTAACGTGGTCATGATGGGCATGGGTGAGCCTCTGCTCAACATGAAAAACCTCATCCCAGCGTTAGAGATTATGCTTGATGATCTCGGCTTTGGTCTGTCTAAGCGCCGTGTAACAGTTTCCACCTCCGGTGTGGTTTCTGGTTTAGAGCAGATGATCGGGCAAATTGATGTGGCACTCGCCATCTCATTGCATGCGCCAAATGACGAGCTGCGTAGCCAAATTATGCCGATCAATGATCGCTGGAACATCCAAGAATTTTTAGCCACAGTACGTCGCTATATCGCATCATCGAATGCCAACCGTGGCAAGGTGACCGTGGAGTATGTGCTGCTGGATCATGTGAACGATGGAACTGAGCATGCCCATGAACTCGCTGAGCTCATGAAAGGCACGCCTTGTAAAATTAACCTGATCCCATTTAACCCGTATCCAGGCTCACCATACAAAAAGCCAAGTAATTCGCGCATCGACCGTTTCCAAAAAACTTTGATGCAATATGAGCACACGGTAACGATTCGCAAGACTCGCGGAGATGATATTGACGCAGCTTGTGGCCAGTTAGTCGGTGATGTCATCGACCGAACCAAACGTACCAAGGCAAAACAATTGGCTGAACAAGCCATTCCAGTGAAAACACTGTAA
- the ndk gene encoding nucleoside-diphosphate kinase: protein MALERTFSIIKPDAVKRNLIGEIYHRIEKAGLQIIAAKMVHLSEEQASGFYAEHEGKPFFEPLKEFMTSGPIMVQVLEGENAIARYRELMGKTNPEEAACGTLRADYALSMRYNSVHGSDSPASAAREIEFFFPESEICPRS from the coding sequence ATGGCTCTAGAAAGAACATTTTCGATCATTAAACCGGATGCGGTGAAGCGTAACCTGATTGGTGAAATTTACCATCGCATCGAAAAAGCGGGTTTGCAGATCATTGCGGCGAAAATGGTTCACCTGTCGGAAGAGCAAGCGAGTGGTTTTTACGCTGAGCACGAAGGCAAACCCTTTTTCGAACCCCTGAAAGAATTTATGACTTCAGGTCCGATCATGGTGCAAGTGTTGGAAGGTGAAAATGCCATTGCGCGTTACCGTGAACTGATGGGTAAAACTAATCCAGAGGAAGCGGCTTGCGGTACGTTGCGTGCCGATTATGCACTGAGCATGCGTTATAACTCAGTACACGGGAGTGATAGCCCAGCATCGGCTGCTCGTGAAATTGAATTCTTCTTTCCAGAGTCAGAAATCTGCCCTCGTTCATAA
- the pepB gene encoding aminopeptidase PepB, producing the protein MSTQMSVFLSTQAAQPQWGEKALISFAEQGATIHLAQAQDFSAIQRAARKLDNQGIRTIFLAGEGWDLESIWAFYQGYRDAKKRNTVEWKALAATEQAELEARIKATDWTRDIINKSAEEVAPRQLATMAAEFIKSLAPEHVSYRIVKDKDLLTEGWEGIYAVGRGSERTSAMLQLDYNPTGDENAPVFACLVGKGITFDSGGYSLKPSNMMSAMKADMGGSGMITGALGLAIMRGFNKRVKLILCCAENMVSGRALKLGDIITYKNGKTVEIMNTDAEGRLVLADGLIYASEQKPQLIIDCATLTGAAKNALGNDYHALLSYDESLSQQALTAAKEENEALWALPLAEFHREMLPSNFADLSNISNGDYTPGASTAAAFLSYFVEGYQQGWLHFDCSATYRKSASDKWAAGATGMGVKMLARIMMQQA; encoded by the coding sequence ATGTCTACACAGATGTCTGTATTTTTGAGTACTCAAGCTGCCCAGCCTCAGTGGGGAGAGAAAGCGCTCATTTCCTTTGCAGAGCAAGGTGCAACCATTCACTTGGCTCAAGCACAAGATTTCAGCGCGATCCAACGCGCAGCTCGTAAGTTAGATAATCAAGGTATCCGCACAATATTCCTGGCTGGAGAAGGTTGGGATTTGGAGAGCATTTGGGCTTTCTATCAAGGCTACCGTGATGCGAAAAAACGCAATACCGTCGAGTGGAAAGCGTTAGCTGCTACTGAACAAGCAGAGCTAGAAGCGCGCATTAAAGCAACGGATTGGACGCGCGATATCATCAACAAAAGCGCGGAAGAAGTGGCTCCACGTCAACTGGCGACGATGGCGGCAGAATTTATCAAATCACTCGCGCCGGAACATGTTTCTTACCGCATCGTGAAAGATAAAGATCTGCTCACCGAAGGTTGGGAAGGTATTTATGCTGTTGGCCGTGGCTCTGAACGCACTTCTGCCATGCTGCAACTGGATTACAACCCAACGGGCGACGAAAACGCACCGGTATTCGCTTGTTTAGTAGGTAAGGGTATTACCTTTGATTCAGGCGGTTACAGCTTGAAGCCTTCCAACATGATGTCAGCTATGAAAGCGGACATGGGCGGCTCAGGTATGATCACGGGCGCTTTGGGCTTAGCGATCATGCGCGGTTTCAACAAGCGTGTGAAACTGATCCTTTGCTGTGCGGAAAACATGGTTTCCGGTCGTGCATTGAAGCTCGGTGACATTATCACCTACAAAAATGGCAAAACCGTAGAAATCATGAACACCGATGCGGAAGGGCGTTTGGTTCTGGCCGATGGCCTTATCTACGCTAGTGAGCAAAAACCACAACTGATCATCGACTGCGCAACCTTAACCGGTGCGGCGAAAAACGCATTGGGTAATGATTACCACGCACTGCTTTCTTATGATGAGTCGCTGAGTCAACAAGCATTAACTGCGGCAAAAGAAGAGAATGAAGCGTTGTGGGCACTGCCTCTGGCTGAATTCCATCGTGAGATGCTGCCTTCTAACTTTGCGGATCTGTCTAACATCAGCAATGGCGATTATACGCCAGGCGCCAGTACTGCAGCGGCGTTCCTCTCTTATTTTGTCGAAGGATATCAACAAGGTTGGCTGCATTTTGACTGTTCAGCCACGTATCGCAAGTCAGCCAGCGATAAATGGGCCGCTGGAGCCACGGGCATGGGCGTGAAAATGCTCGCACGAATTATGATGCAGCAAGCATAA
- the iscX gene encoding Fe-S cluster assembly protein IscX, with protein sequence MKWTDSRDIAIELCDKFPDVDPKTVRFTDLHRWIMELEDFEDDPNHSNEKILEAVILCWMDEFE encoded by the coding sequence ATGAAATGGACAGATTCGCGCGATATCGCGATTGAACTGTGTGATAAGTTTCCAGATGTCGATCCAAAAACAGTACGTTTTACCGATCTGCATCGTTGGATTATGGAGTTGGAAGATTTTGAAGATGATCCGAACCATTCCAACGAAAAAATCCTCGAAGCGGTGATTCTGTGCTGGATGGATGAGTTTGAATAA
- the fdx gene encoding ISC system 2Fe-2S type ferredoxin, whose protein sequence is MPKIIVLPHETLCPEGAVLEAQTGETILDVALKNGIAIEHACEKSCACTTCHCIVREGFDSLEESDELEDDMLDKAWGLEPESRLSCQARVADEDLVVEIPKYTLNHASEDH, encoded by the coding sequence ATGCCAAAGATTATTGTTTTGCCTCATGAAACCCTTTGCCCGGAAGGCGCAGTGTTAGAAGCGCAAACCGGGGAAACGATTCTTGATGTGGCACTCAAAAACGGTATCGCTATTGAGCATGCGTGTGAGAAATCGTGCGCTTGTACTACTTGCCACTGTATCGTTCGAGAAGGGTTTGATTCACTGGAAGAGAGTGATGAGCTGGAAGACGATATGCTGGATAAAGCTTGGGGTCTGGAGCCAGAATCTCGTCTCAGCTGTCAGGCTCGAGTGGCGGATGAAGACCTAGTAGTAGAGATTCCGAAGTACACTCTGAACCACGCGAGCGAAGATCATTAA
- the hscA gene encoding Fe-S protein assembly chaperone HscA, which yields MALLQIAEPGQSSAPHQHKLAAGIDLGTTNSLVASVRSGTASTLVDSQERSILPSVVNYGVDETRVGYLAREQAETDPHNTVISVKRLLGRSLQDINQRYPHLPYRFKASEKGLPIVQTAQGDKNPIQISADILKALAERATATLGGDLAGVVITVPAYFDDAQRVATKDAAALAGLHVLRLLNEPTAAAIAYGLDSGQEGVIAVYDLGGGTFDISILRLSRGVFEVLATGGDSALGGDDFDHLIADHLQAQIGLTSLTAEQQRALINAATQAKIDLTEYMTAELNVLGWQGSLTREELENLIAPLLKKTLLSCRRALKDAGVEADEVLEVVMVGGSTRTPFVREQVGEFFGRTPLTSINPDEVVAIGAAIQADILAGNKPDAEMLLLDVIPLSLGIETMGGLVEKIIPRNTTIPVARAQEFTTFKDGQTAMSVHVVQGEREMVDDCRSLARFSLKGIPPMAAGAAHIRVTYQVDADGLLSVTALEKSTGVQAEIQVKPSYGLSDDEVTQMLKDSMAYAKEDMLARALAEQRVEADRVIEGLVSALQADGDELLNEQERQTLLQAIERLIELRNGDNADAIEQGIKDTDKASQDFASRRMDKSIRSALAGHSVDEI from the coding sequence ATGGCATTACTTCAGATTGCAGAGCCGGGTCAAAGTTCGGCACCACACCAGCATAAATTGGCTGCGGGTATTGATTTAGGCACCACTAACTCCTTAGTGGCGTCTGTGCGTAGTGGAACCGCCAGTACACTGGTGGATAGCCAAGAGCGCAGTATTCTCCCGTCCGTGGTGAATTATGGTGTCGATGAAACTCGAGTGGGCTATCTAGCTCGTGAACAAGCAGAAACCGATCCGCATAACACAGTGATTTCGGTAAAACGTCTGCTTGGACGTTCACTGCAAGACATTAATCAGCGTTATCCTCATCTGCCTTATCGCTTTAAAGCGAGCGAGAAAGGCTTGCCGATTGTGCAAACCGCGCAAGGTGATAAAAACCCAATTCAAATTTCTGCGGATATTTTGAAAGCTTTAGCAGAACGTGCCACCGCTACTTTGGGCGGCGATTTAGCGGGTGTGGTCATCACGGTACCTGCGTATTTTGATGATGCGCAGCGGGTTGCGACTAAAGATGCTGCGGCGTTAGCGGGCTTGCATGTGCTGCGTTTACTCAATGAGCCGACAGCAGCGGCGATTGCTTATGGTTTGGACTCAGGCCAAGAAGGTGTGATCGCGGTGTACGATCTAGGTGGCGGCACCTTCGATATTTCGATTTTACGCCTTTCACGCGGCGTGTTTGAAGTGCTCGCAACCGGTGGTGACTCTGCACTGGGTGGTGATGATTTTGACCATCTGATCGCCGATCACCTGCAAGCACAAATCGGACTCACCAGTTTAACCGCTGAGCAGCAGCGCGCGCTGATTAACGCCGCGACACAAGCCAAAATCGATCTGACTGAATACATGACGGCTGAGCTGAATGTGCTTGGCTGGCAAGGTTCGCTTACTCGTGAAGAGTTGGAAAACCTAATTGCACCATTGTTGAAAAAGACGCTACTTTCTTGCCGCCGCGCATTGAAAGATGCCGGTGTTGAAGCGGATGAAGTGCTCGAAGTCGTGATGGTGGGCGGTTCAACCCGCACACCGTTTGTGCGCGAGCAAGTGGGGGAGTTTTTTGGCCGCACACCACTGACCAGCATTAACCCAGATGAAGTGGTCGCGATTGGGGCGGCGATTCAGGCTGACATTCTGGCCGGCAATAAGCCTGATGCAGAAATGTTGCTGCTCGATGTCATCCCACTCTCTTTGGGGATTGAAACCATGGGCGGTTTGGTCGAAAAAATCATCCCACGCAACACCACTATTCCTGTCGCTCGCGCGCAAGAGTTTACCACCTTCAAAGATGGGCAAACGGCGATGAGTGTGCATGTGGTTCAAGGGGAGCGTGAAATGGTTGATGACTGTCGCTCTCTGGCACGCTTCTCACTCAAAGGCATACCGCCGATGGCGGCAGGTGCTGCGCACATTCGCGTGACTTATCAAGTGGATGCGGATGGTTTACTTTCCGTGACGGCTTTGGAAAAAAGCACCGGTGTACAAGCAGAGATTCAGGTTAAGCCATCTTATGGTTTAAGCGATGACGAAGTCACCCAGATGCTCAAAGACTCCATGGCCTATGCTAAAGAGGATATGCTGGCGCGTGCGTTGGCAGAGCAGCGCGTAGAAGCCGATCGCGTGATTGAAGGCTTAGTTTCAGCCCTGCAAGCGGATGGTGATGAGCTGCTGAACGAGCAAGAGCGCCAAACTTTATTACAGGCGATCGAGCGCTTGATTGAACTGCGCAATGGCGATAATGCGGATGCCATTGAGCAAGGAATAAAAGACACAGACAAAGCGAGTCAGGATTTTGCGTCAAGACGAATGGATAAATCGATTCGTAGCGCACTGGCTGGCCACTCCGTTGACGAGATTTGA
- the hscB gene encoding co-chaperone HscB codes for MNYFELFGLPIQFELDGSLLSSQFRALQKRFHPDNFATASERDRLLAVQQAAQINDAYQTLKDPLRRAEYLLSLQGIEMNAEQQTLQDPMFLMEQMELREELESVTSHAEPETALMDFDSKVTKMQRAYLTQLQQLLSQSEWLAAADQVRKLKFIAKLKNEVERVEDQLLG; via the coding sequence ATGAATTATTTTGAATTATTTGGGCTGCCGATTCAGTTTGAACTGGATGGTAGCCTTCTTTCTTCTCAGTTCAGAGCGTTGCAAAAACGATTCCATCCGGATAATTTTGCCACCGCTTCTGAGCGCGATCGCCTATTGGCGGTGCAACAAGCTGCGCAAATTAATGACGCTTACCAAACGCTGAAAGATCCTCTGCGCCGTGCTGAATATCTCTTGTCTTTACAAGGTATTGAGATGAATGCCGAGCAGCAAACTCTGCAAGATCCTATGTTCCTAATGGAACAGATGGAGCTGCGTGAGGAGTTGGAATCCGTCACATCGCATGCAGAACCAGAAACGGCATTGATGGATTTTGACAGCAAAGTGACCAAGATGCAGCGCGCTTATCTTACTCAGTTGCAGCAACTCTTATCACAAAGTGAGTGGCTAGCGGCGGCCGACCAAGTCAGAAAGCTCAAATTTATTGCCAAACTAAAAAATGAAGTAGAACGAGTCGAAGACCAACTGCTTGGCTAA
- the iscA gene encoding iron-sulfur cluster assembly protein IscA encodes MAVTLSETAASRVKTFLDNRGKGIGLRLGVKTTGCSGMAYVLEFVDDLNEEDHVFESHGVKVIIDTKSMVYLDGTQLDYKKEGLNEGFEFNNPNVKSECGCGESFNV; translated from the coding sequence ATGGCCGTCACTCTTAGCGAAACCGCAGCAAGCCGAGTTAAAACTTTTCTGGATAATCGTGGAAAAGGCATCGGTTTACGTCTTGGTGTCAAGACGACTGGGTGTTCCGGAATGGCGTATGTGCTCGAATTTGTTGATGATCTCAACGAAGAAGACCACGTATTTGAAAGCCATGGCGTTAAAGTGATTATTGACACTAAAAGCATGGTCTATTTAGATGGCACTCAACTCGATTACAAAAAAGAAGGGTTAAACGAAGGCTTTGAATTCAACAACCCAAATGTCAAAAGTGAATGTGGTTGTGGTGAAAGCTTCAACGTTTAA
- the iscU gene encoding Fe-S cluster assembly scaffold IscU, translating into MAYSEKVIDHYENPRNVGSFDKEDPSVGSGMVGAPACGDVMRLQIKVSPEGIIEDAKFKTYGCGSAIASSSLVTEWVKGKSIDEAAAIKNSEIAEELELPPVKIHCSILAEDAIKAAVADYKKKHQH; encoded by the coding sequence ATGGCATACAGCGAAAAGGTCATTGACCATTACGAGAACCCACGTAACGTTGGTTCATTTGATAAAGAAGATCCTTCTGTAGGTAGCGGCATGGTTGGCGCACCTGCGTGTGGCGACGTGATGCGTCTGCAGATCAAAGTGTCACCAGAAGGCATCATCGAAGATGCAAAATTCAAAACTTACGGCTGTGGTAGCGCAATCGCTTCTAGCTCGCTAGTGACTGAATGGGTAAAAGGCAAGAGCATTGATGAAGCGGCAGCGATCAAGAACAGCGAAATCGCTGAAGAGCTTGAATTGCCACCAGTGAAAATTCACTGTTCTATCCTAGCCGAAGATGCCATCAAAGCCGCTGTTGCGGATTACAAGAAAAAGCATCAACACTAA
- a CDS encoding IscS subfamily cysteine desulfurase: MKLPIYLDYSATCPVDPRVAEKMVQCMTMDGIFGNPASRSHRYGWQAEEAVDTAREQIAELLNADPREIVFTSGATESDNLAIKGVAHFYNKQGKHIITSKTEHKAVLDTMRQLEREGFEVTYLDPESNGLIDLAKLEAAMRDDTILVSIMHVNNEIGVIQDIAAIGELCRSRKVVFHVDAAQSAGKVAIDVQELKVDLISLSAHKIYGPKGIGALYVRRKPRIRLEAQMHGGGHERGFRSGTLATHQIVGMGEAFRIAKEEMQKDYEHALALRERLLAGIKDMEAVTINGDLEQRVPHNLNVSFAFVEGESLLMALKDLAVSSGSACTSASLEPSYVLRALGLNDELAHSSIRFSFGRFTTEAEIDYAIELIRVAVDKLRDMSPLWDMYKEGVDLNTVEWAHH; the protein is encoded by the coding sequence ATGAAACTGCCTATTTATCTAGATTATTCAGCAACATGCCCAGTTGATCCGCGTGTGGCTGAAAAAATGGTTCAGTGCATGACGATGGACGGTATCTTTGGTAACCCAGCATCGCGTTCACACCGTTATGGCTGGCAGGCAGAAGAAGCCGTAGACACTGCGCGTGAGCAAATCGCAGAACTATTGAATGCAGACCCACGTGAAATTGTTTTCACTTCGGGTGCAACAGAATCTGACAACCTTGCAATCAAAGGTGTTGCTCACTTTTATAACAAGCAAGGTAAGCACATTATCACCAGCAAAACCGAGCACAAAGCCGTGCTAGATACTATGCGCCAACTTGAGCGTGAAGGTTTTGAGGTGACTTATCTTGATCCAGAATCAAATGGCTTGATCGATCTGGCTAAACTTGAAGCCGCGATGCGTGATGACACCATTTTGGTTTCTATCATGCACGTGAACAACGAAATCGGTGTGATCCAAGATATCGCCGCAATTGGCGAACTGTGCCGCTCACGCAAAGTGGTATTCCACGTTGATGCAGCACAATCGGCTGGCAAAGTCGCGATTGATGTTCAAGAGCTGAAAGTGGATCTGATTTCACTGTCTGCACACAAAATTTACGGCCCAAAAGGCATCGGTGCTCTGTATGTGCGCCGCAAGCCACGTATCCGTCTAGAAGCACAAATGCACGGTGGTGGTCATGAGCGTGGTTTCCGCTCTGGTACATTAGCGACTCATCAAATTGTTGGTATGGGTGAAGCGTTCCGTATCGCAAAAGAAGAGATGCAGAAAGATTATGAGCACGCACTCGCGTTGCGTGAGCGTTTGCTGGCTGGCATCAAAGATATGGAAGCGGTAACCATCAACGGCGATCTTGAGCAACGTGTACCACATAACCTCAACGTGAGTTTTGCCTTTGTTGAAGGCGAATCTCTGCTGATGGCACTGAAAGATCTGGCTGTATCGTCAGGCAGTGCATGTACTTCAGCTAGCCTTGAGCCTTCTTACGTATTGCGTGCTTTGGGTCTGAACGATGAATTAGCGCACAGCTCAATTCGTTTCTCTTTCGGGCGTTTCACTACAGAAGCTGAAATTGATTATGCGATTGAACTGATCCGCGTAGCGGTAGATAAACTGCGTGACATGTCTCCATTGTGGGATATGTACAAAGAGGGTGTCGATCTGAACACCGTTGAGTGGGCTCATCACTAA
- the iscR gene encoding Fe-S cluster assembly transcriptional regulator IscR — translation MRLTSKGRYAVTAMLDVALHSQQNPVPLADISERQGISLSYLEQLFSKLRKAGLVASVRGPGGGYRLGMDSYAISIGTVIAAVDESVDATKCNGKGDCQGGTRCLTHTLWRDLSSRITDFLNNITLGELMVDNEVIEVSDRQDHHLSVNQRVSQNNTKTVTIGAAPFGINVRS, via the coding sequence ATGAGACTGACATCTAAAGGAAGATATGCGGTAACAGCCATGTTAGATGTGGCTCTGCATTCGCAACAAAACCCAGTACCATTGGCGGATATTTCTGAGCGCCAAGGCATTTCTCTTTCGTACTTAGAACAACTTTTTTCTAAGTTGCGTAAAGCGGGCTTAGTCGCCAGTGTGCGTGGCCCTGGTGGCGGTTATCGCCTAGGAATGGATTCGTATGCCATTTCTATCGGCACTGTTATTGCAGCGGTCGATGAATCGGTTGATGCAACCAAATGTAATGGGAAAGGCGATTGTCAAGGCGGAACTCGCTGCCTGACTCACACACTGTGGCGTGATCTCAGTTCACGCATTACTGATTTTTTGAACAACATTACGCTCGGTGAGCTGATGGTGGATAACGAAGTTATCGAAGTTTCGGATCGACAAGATCATCATCTTTCGGTCAACCAAAGGGTTTCGCAAAATAACACAAAAACAGTCACCATTGGTGCTGCGCCTTTTGGTATTAATGTTCGCTCATAG
- the trmJ gene encoding tRNA (cytosine(32)/uridine(32)-2'-O)-methyltransferase TrmJ encodes MLDRVKVVLVGTSHSGNIGSAARAMKVMGLSQMVLVDPQCQVDAQAIALAAGASEIALNAQIFPTLEAAVADCGLVVGTSARSRTLDWPMLEPRQCGEKLIAEASQHTVAMVFGRERTGLTNDELQLCHYHVCVPANPEYSSLNLAMAVQLLSYEVRMAYLSVEQSQSRAQQEEEYPRHQELELFYEHLEKVITQTEFISAQQPGQVMNKLRRMFTRARPEAQEINILRGILTSVQKSIAYRK; translated from the coding sequence ATGTTAGATCGCGTGAAAGTCGTATTAGTCGGCACTTCTCACTCTGGAAATATTGGTTCGGCCGCTCGGGCGATGAAAGTCATGGGGCTGAGCCAAATGGTGTTGGTGGATCCGCAGTGTCAGGTTGATGCTCAAGCGATCGCGCTAGCCGCTGGAGCCAGCGAAATAGCACTGAATGCACAGATTTTTCCAACGCTTGAAGCGGCCGTTGCTGATTGCGGGCTCGTTGTGGGTACCAGTGCTCGTTCCCGAACTCTAGATTGGCCAATGTTGGAACCGCGTCAATGTGGTGAAAAACTGATTGCTGAAGCTTCACAGCATACTGTTGCGATGGTCTTTGGCCGCGAACGTACCGGATTGACCAATGATGAGCTGCAATTGTGCCACTACCATGTGTGTGTGCCTGCGAATCCAGAATACAGTTCACTCAATTTAGCTATGGCAGTGCAATTGCTAAGTTATGAAGTGCGCATGGCGTATCTAAGTGTTGAACAGAGCCAATCTCGAGCACAGCAAGAGGAAGAATACCCACGCCATCAAGAGCTGGAATTATTCTATGAACATCTTGAAAAAGTGATTACCCAAACCGAGTTTATTTCTGCGCAGCAACCGGGGCAGGTGATGAATAAACTGCGCCGAATGTTTACTCGTGCTCGACCTGAAGCTCAAGAAATCAATATCTTGCGTGGTATTCTAACCTCAGTGCAAAAGTCGATTGCGTATAGAAAATGA
- the suhB gene encoding inositol-1-monophosphatase: MHPMLNIAIRAARKAGNHIAKSLENAEKIQTTQKGTNDFVTNVDKEAEAIIVSTIKSSYPEHCIIAEEGGLIEGKDKEVQWIIDPLDGTTNFVKGLPHFAVSIAVRFRGKTEVACVYDPMTNELFTAQRGAGAQLNNARIRVQPIKDLQGAVLATAFPFKQKQHSESFMKILSAMFVECADFRRTGSAALDLCYLAANRVDGYFELGLKPWDMAAGELIAREAGAIVTDFAGGTDYMQSGNIVASSPRGVKAILQHIRENGNSAILK; the protein is encoded by the coding sequence ATGCATCCAATGCTAAATATCGCTATTCGCGCCGCGCGAAAAGCAGGTAACCATATTGCCAAATCTCTGGAAAACGCAGAGAAAATTCAAACTACTCAGAAAGGCACCAACGACTTTGTCACTAACGTCGACAAAGAAGCAGAAGCGATTATCGTTTCAACCATCAAAAGCTCTTACCCTGAGCACTGCATCATTGCAGAAGAAGGCGGCCTTATCGAAGGTAAAGATAAGGAAGTGCAATGGATCATCGACCCACTGGATGGCACCACTAACTTTGTAAAAGGTTTACCTCACTTCGCTGTTTCTATTGCGGTACGCTTTAGAGGCAAAACTGAAGTCGCTTGTGTTTACGACCCAATGACTAACGAACTGTTCACTGCACAACGTGGTGCGGGTGCACAGCTCAACAACGCTCGTATTCGCGTTCAGCCAATCAAAGATCTGCAAGGCGCAGTTCTGGCAACGGCTTTCCCATTCAAACAAAAACAACACTCAGAATCTTTCATGAAGATCCTCTCTGCGATGTTTGTTGAATGTGCGGATTTCCGTCGTACAGGTTCAGCAGCACTGGATCTATGCTACCTAGCTGCAAACCGTGTTGATGGTTACTTCGAACTAGGCCTAAAACCTTGGGACATGGCTGCGGGTGAACTGATTGCTCGTGAAGCGGGGGCTATCGTGACTGACTTTGCTGGCGGCACTGATTACATGCAATCGGGCAACATCGTGGCATCAAGCCCACGTGGTGTGAAAGCGATTCTGCAGCACATCCGTGAAAACGGTAACAGCGCAATTTTGAAATAA